In Chelonia mydas isolate rCheMyd1 chromosome 20, rCheMyd1.pri.v2, whole genome shotgun sequence, a single genomic region encodes these proteins:
- the FIGNL2 gene encoding fidgetin-like protein 2 has translation MHWTPEHAQPLNQWPEQHLDVSSTTSSPAHKSDLYHSGRQRFNYAWANDDISALTASNLLKRYAEKYSGVLDSPYERPVLNSYGDGAFGPLNGQKGDVEPWPMPHGSDGAYPLNTVHDGLPGSKGVVPSAPGNGPVGLGSSPVVCEVARDPIYPSNSCGGAAGSSGLGLSQEYTSGYSGTYLPSGYCSQPATALPPPHPSTLHSSGLLQPTHPSSALVPSYSSSGPMYNYASGSYAPQPGYGGIHPPHPSASYLPSGIAAPTPIPPPPPSSRPPGIPGYSYQSSSLPPLPVPPLSSDSGGSLKRKAFDIPGGEDEAEGRYRKYSYEQPKSTPESPYQMSDNGECGGNSFSRSTETSQLPFKAGKRPTGAAATVALEEHVGKYNSQPMKGLVSPPYGAGEAPLRPGESFEKFTPPLANGERAGGEQGHAFTHGMQAKPQGFSSQPVEEQLKNVDPLILELVNNKIVDCSPPVQWTDIAGQVSVKAAIEEELVWPILRPGAYTGESRPPRAILLFGPRGAGKTLLSRCISTQLGSTFLNLSGTALLSKWKGEAEKILQTVFFVASCRQPSVVLISEVESLLVACAGEEAAQASGLKSQLLSYLDNIATSAEQNVVVIGTTTRPSTVDEASQRRFTKRFYISPPDSIARRQILHHTLAQQNYCLSEREMASLVQHTESYSGSELIQLCQQAGPTKLHSLPGQLQPTSYKDFENAFCKVRPTVSQKELDLYMEWDKMYGSRH, from the coding sequence ATGCACTGGACACCGGAGCATGCCCAGCCCCTGAACCAGTGGCCAGAGCAGCACCTCGATGTCTCTTCCACCACCTCCTCACCGGCCCACAAATCTGACCTCTACCACAGCGGCCGGCAGCGCTTCAACTACGCCTGGGCCAACGACGACATCTCCGCGCTGACGGCCTCCAACCTCCTCAAGAGGTATGCGGAGAAGTACTCGGGGGTGCTGGACTCGCCCTATGAGAGGCCGGTGCTGAACAGCTATGGAGATGGAGCCTTTGGGCCGCTCAATGGGCAGAAAGGTGACGTGGAGCCTTGGCCGATGCCGCATGGCTCGGACGGTGCCTATCCCCTGAACACCGTGCACGATGGGCTGCCTGGCTCCAAGGGGGTTGTTCCGTCTGCCCCAGGAAATGGGCCTGTGGGGCTTGGCAGCTCCCCTGTCGTCTGCGAGGTTGCCCGGGACCCCATTTATCCCTCTAACTCATGTGGGGGAGCCGCCGGCTCCAGCGGCCTTGGCTTGTCTCAGGAGTACACCTCAGGCTACAGTGGCACCTACCTGCCATCGGGCTACTGCAGCCAGCCCGCGACAGcacttcccccgccccacccgtCAACCCTGCACAGCTCAGGACTCCTGCAGCCCACACACCCTTCCTCGGCGCTGGTCCCCAGCTACAGCTCCTCAGGGCCCATGTACAACTACGCTTCGGGCAGCTACGCGCCTCAGCCCGGCTACGGCGGGATCCACCCTCCGCACCCGTCGGCCTCTTACCTGCCCTCGGGCATTGCTgcacccacccccatccccccgccacccccctcctcccggcCCCCGGGCATCCCTGGTTATAGCTACCAGAGCTccagcctgccccccctcccagtgccccccctcaGCAGCGACTCGGGGGGCTCCCTGAAACGAAAGGCCTTTGATATCCCCGGGGGGGAGGACGAAGCTGAGGGCAGGTACAGGAAATACAGCTACGAGCAGCCAAAGTCCACCCCTGAGTCGCCATACCAGATGTCCGACAACGGCGAATGTGGAGGCAACAGCTTCAGCCGAAGCACCGAGACCTCTCAGCTGCCCTTCAAGGCTGGGAAAAGGCCGACGGGAGCAGCGGCGACTGTCGCCTTGGAGGAGCATGTAGGGAAGTACAACAGCCAGCCCATGAAAGGCCTGGTCTCCCCTCCGTATGGCGCCGGGGAAGCCCCTTTGAGGCCCGGGGAGAGCTTTGAGAAGTTCACCCCGCCTCTCGCCAATGGCGAGCGTGCAGGTGGCGAGCAAGGTCATGCCTTCACCCACGGGATGCAGGCCAAGCCGCAGGGGTTCAGCAGCCAGCCTGTGGAAGAGCAGCTGAAAAACGTAGACCCCCTGATACTAGAGCTGGTGAACAACAAAATCGTCGACTGCAGCCCCCCCGTCCAATGGACGGACATTGCTGGCCAGGTCTCGGTCAAAGCCGCCATCGAGGAAGAGCTGGTGTGGCCTATCCTGAGGCCTGGGGCCTACACTGGGGAGAGCCGGCCACCCAGAGCCATCCTACTGTTCGGGCCTCGTGGAGCAGGGAAAACCCTGCTGAGCAGGTGCATCTCCACCCAGCTGGGCTCAACCTTCCTGAATCTCAGCGGGACGGCCCTGCTCTCCAAGTGGAAGGGCGAGGCCGAGAAGATCCTGCAGACGGTCTTCTTCGTGGCCAGCTGCCGTCAGCCATCCGTGGTGCTCATCTCCGAGGTGGAGTCCCTCCTCGTGGCCTGCGCTGGTGAAGAAGCCGCCCAGGCGAGCGGCCTCAAGTCTCAGCTGCTTTCCTACTTGGACAACATAGCTACCTCAGCCGAGCAGAATGTCGTCGTCATCGGGACGACCACCCGGCCCAGCACGGTGGACGAAGCCTCCCAGAGGAGGTTCACCAAGCGGTTCTACATTTCCCCGCCCGACAGCATCGCCCGGCGGCAGATCCTCCACCACACCTTGGCCCAGCAGAACTACTGCCTCAGTGAGCGGGAGATGGCCTCCCTCGTGCAGCACACCGAGAGCTACTCGGGCAGCGAGCTCATCCAGCTGTGCCAGCAGGCCGGCCCCACCAAACTCCACAGCCTGCCCGGCCAGCTGCAGCCCACCTCCTACAAAGACTTCGAGAACGCCTTCTGTAAAGTCCGCCCCACCGTCTCCCAGAAGGAGCTGGACTTGTACATGGAGTGGGACAAAATGTACGGGTCCAGGCACTGA